CAGATCTtatctgtccctgtgtcccctcTGAAATGACATGACACTGAGTGTTCACCACAATCATAAGACAATGGCGAGAATAGCATGGTATCAAGAGAAGGTAAGACATGCTGGACTTACTGACAATGTAATGAGGGTTACATGGTACCTTACATGGTATAATAAAACTGTCCATGTGTCAACAGATCGGTGCATATGATCAGCAGGTTTGGGAGAAGTCTCTGGAACAGGCTGAACTTAATGTAAGTTCATGATGTTTGGTCTAATATGCTCATATTTCACCAGCAATTATATTAATGTCATATGTGATCAGTATTTGTTAGAAAGATAACTGTCTCTCACACAGGGCATGGACTGTAAACCAAAGAGGTCCGGTCATGTCAAGCCAGACCTCATTGATGTTGATTTAGTAAGAGGTGAGTATCCATTTATTACAAGGTGTATATGTATGCTCATTTGCACTATTTGCTTATTGGATGGATATGGTGCATGCAACGCTATAGATTGTCTCTTCTTTTTCAGGATCTACATTCGGCAAGGCCAAGCCCGATAGTCCATGGACGGCGTTGACCCGTAAGGGCCTGGTCAGGGTGCTCCTCTTCCCCTTCTTCTTCCAGTGGTGGATCCAGGTGACCTCCAGGTCCATCTCTACCTGTATCCTGTTGCTCTACTTCATGCAAGGTAAACTCACCTCTCACCTTAACTTTACTTTAGGAATGATGCAGATGTATGCTGTGGAATCCAATATACTTCTTCATAAACCTAAATGGGTCTGTAACTCTCAGTCCCCTAAATAGTATATTAATGGCTTTCTCTCTGTAGTGGCTGCAGCAATGTTGTACGTGGAGGTTCCTGCAGCCAGTGCTAGTGAGCAGTTGGGGCCTATGTGTCTTATGTTATTGCTGGGGACAGTGCACTGCCAGATAGTGTCCACAGTGTCCAACCGGAGCCCTTCAGTCAGTCctgtcagcagcagcagcaccagcCCTGCACGCAGGAGGAGGTATGGTTCTTATtgccagtaacacacacacactgctaacacacacatgcTGTTCACACACATGCTGTTCACAAACATGCTGTTCACAAACATGGTGCTCACACACATGCCGTTCGTACACACCCTTTTATACACTTGCGCAAACTGCTCCCACACTGTATAACATGTTCCCTTATTTTCTCACCTTTCATTCAGGCTAAGGAAGGGTAAAGGATtgaagaggacagagggacaggggaacgATGGTGACACTGAGCTGCAGCTTTGGCAGCTGGAGGAAAACCAAAGGTTGTACAGATCAGAGGAGGGAAGGGTAAGGCCAAACAAACAATGATCAGATCCTTTACCTGATCATAAAACAATGACTGTTTGAGTCAAGCAGTCATTAAAAGACTTCCAGTTTTCCCTTTTTTTCAAATGTCAACATTTGTTTCCTTTGCGTTGCCTTAGCAAACTTGTATAGAGGCTGGGTTTTTGTCTGTGATTTACATTTTGGGACACTGGATTTGCTGTTTTATCCAGCTAATTCTATTTCTGTTTTGGATGTTGTCCAGACAAATCAGAGAAAGTCAGGCTTTGGGGCCTCTGATGAGCTTTCcagtgaggaggaagaggatgataaGGAAGCAAAACCACCCACTAGTGTAGCTGGACCAACACCTACCACTGTCCTCAGGAAGAGACACCTTCACTCCTTCTCAAATCCCTCACCACCTGAGGTAAACCCTAAGACAGTGAGTCCTGCTCTTTGTAGCCTGAGTGAAAGGTGGACATTTAGTTTGACCAGTCCTATTATTTGCACAGGAGGAAAATAGTGGAGGTGCCAAGGACACTAAGGTGAACCCTCGTGAAGTGGAGCACCTGAGGATCGAGGGCTCGCGCCCGGCCTCTGACACAGATGATACTATGTGGGAGGATCTTCTTCAAGGGCCTGACTCCGCTTCCACTGGCAGCAGTGACAGTGAGGGGGAGGGGCGGTACTGCCCTGGCCTGACTCTTCCCCCATCCACCACTCTCAGCAGTGATGATGAGAACCTACAGCAGGTGGGTCTACACCACCATACCCTGTCACCTAATATGTAACCTCAAAAAGGCTTAGTATATCAGCACACCAACTTTTTCTCCTCACAGGGCCAACTATCGTGGCTGCAGGCGTGCCACCCATCCAGAGACCGGGTCAGTGCCATCATCTGGGAGCAGGGGGAGTGCAAGAAAGCAGACATGTCAGTACTGGAGATCAGTGGGATCATCCTCACACGGGTACACCTCCTATGACCACTTCATTACACTCACTGATGCCATTTTGGTACAATTAACACACGTTCAATACAGAGTGAATGCTGGTGTGTAATGCTTTAGGGctggaatgttttttttaaatagaaacaCCATACTGGCTCTATACTCTGTGCCCCATAACTCTGTCCTCCTAACAGAGGTGATATCTTCTCTGTAGGTGAAGGTGGTGGAGCAGGGCATGGGTTACCTAGCCCTGGGGGGGTTGGTCACTGCCACACTGGTGCTGCTTCCCTTTGGCTTCCGCCTGGCACAGCGGCTGGACATGACACGCCTGAGCTCCCTGTCTCTGGCTGAGCTGGCTGTCATGGCGGTGGGGCCACCCGACGCCAAGACCTACGCCTTCCTCTTCATCACCACTGTGGAGAGGCTCTGCCTTACAGGCCTCTTCTTCTTCATGATGTGTGTGGCAGAGAGGACCTACAAACAGGTCCGCATGTTAGTCCCACTGTTGTAGACTCACTACAACACAATGAATACGCTGTAAATGGTGTGGCTGTTTCTCTTTCA
This sequence is a window from Oncorhynchus kisutch isolate 150728-3 linkage group LG1, Okis_V2, whole genome shotgun sequence. Protein-coding genes within it:
- the LOC109896766 gene encoding putative homeodomain transcription factor 2 encodes the protein MTLSVHHNHKTMARIAWYQEKIGAYDQQVWEKSLEQAELNGMDCKPKRSGHVKPDLIDVDLVRGSTFGKAKPDSPWTALTRKGLVRVLLFPFFFQWWIQVTSRSISTCILLLYFMQVAAAMLYVEVPAASASEQLGPMCLMLLLGTVHCQIVSTVSNRSPSVSPVSSSSTSPARRRRLRKGKGLKRTEGQGNDGDTELQLWQLEENQRLYRSEEGRTNQRKSGFGASDELSSEEEEDDKEAKPPTSVAGPTPTTVLRKRHLHSFSNPSPPEEENSGGAKDTKVNPREVEHLRIEGSRPASDTDDTMWEDLLQGPDSASTGSSDSEGEGRYCPGLTLPPSTTLSSDDENLQQGQLSWLQACHPSRDRVSAIIWEQGECKKADMSVLEISGIILTRVKVVEQGMGYLALGGLVTATLVLLPFGFRLAQRLDMTRLSSLSLAELAVMAVGPPDAKTYAFLFITTVERLCLTGLFFFMMCVAERTYKQRLVFAKLFNHITSARKAKKSEIPHFRLKNVQNIKMWLSLRSFLKRRGPQRSVDVIVSSIFLLALSIAFILCTQLLNSHHTFLDSETNWELMVWGSSLILFLLRLATLGSETNCKYSNVSVLLTEQINLYLKMEKKPNKKENLNIVNNVLKLATKLMKELDTPFRLLGLTVNPLIYNITRVVILSAVSAVVSDLLGFNIRLWKIKP